From a region of the Oscillospiraceae bacterium genome:
- a CDS encoding methionine adenosyltransferase, whose amino-acid sequence MSKYLFTSESVTMGHPDKVCDRISDAVLDAIISQDPNARVACETFCTTGIVNVMGEISTNCYVDIPKIVRETVLEIGYSNSDMGFDGNTCAVLSSIHEQSSDIAMGVDKAMEQKNGDADELSTIGAGDQGMMFGYACNETKELMPLPISLAHKLAITLTKVRQDGTLPYLRPDGKTQVTVEYDDGKPVRVDTVVVSSQHSPEVSLEKIRADITKYVIKTTIPENLLDDNTKIFVNSTGRFVIGGPHGDTGLTGRKIIVDTYGGYAKHGGGCFSGKDPTKVDRSAAYAARYVAKNIVAAGLAEKCEIEIAYAIGVATPVSVMIDTFNTNTVPVEKIQAAVEKVFDLRPSAIIKTLDLRKPIYKQLSAYGHMGREDLDVAWEKTDKADILKELCR is encoded by the coding sequence ATGTCAAAATATTTATTCACTTCAGAATCTGTTACTATGGGACATCCCGACAAGGTATGTGACCGTATTTCCGATGCAGTTCTTGATGCAATTATTTCTCAAGACCCTAACGCAAGAGTTGCTTGTGAAACCTTTTGCACAACTGGTATTGTAAACGTAATGGGTGAAATATCTACAAACTGCTATGTAGATATTCCTAAAATCGTACGTGAAACTGTACTTGAAATAGGATATTCAAACTCTGATATGGGCTTTGACGGAAACACCTGTGCTGTTCTTTCTTCAATTCACGAACAATCCTCTGATATTGCTATGGGTGTTGACAAAGCTATGGAGCAAAAGAACGGTGATGCTGACGAGCTTAGTACAATCGGTGCAGGCGACCAGGGTATGATGTTTGGATATGCTTGTAACGAAACTAAAGAGCTTATGCCGCTTCCTATTTCTCTTGCTCATAAGCTTGCTATTACTCTTACTAAGGTAAGACAAGACGGTACTCTCCCCTATTTACGTCCTGACGGAAAAACTCAGGTTACCGTTGAATATGATGACGGCAAGCCTGTACGTGTCGATACTGTTGTTGTTTCTTCTCAGCACAGTCCTGAGGTATCTTTAGAAAAAATAAGAGCCGATATAACTAAATATGTTATCAAAACAACAATTCCTGAGAATCTTTTAGATGACAATACAAAAATATTTGTAAATTCTACAGGTCGTTTTGTTATCGGCGGTCCTCACGGAGATACAGGCCTTACAGGAAGAAAAATCATTGTTGATACCTACGGCGGCTATGCTAAGCACGGCGGCGGTTGTTTTTCAGGAAAAGACCCTACAAAAGTTGACAGAAGCGCTGCTTATGCGGCAAGATATGTCGCAAAAAACATTGTAGCTGCAGGCTTAGCTGAAAAATGCGAAATCGAAATCGCCTATGCTATCGGCGTTGCAACTCCTGTTTCTGTTATGATTGATACTTTTAATACAAACACTGTACCTGTTGAAAAAATTCAAGCGGCTGTAGAAAAAGTATTCGATTTAAGACCTTCAGCTATAATAAAAACTCTCGATTTAAGAAAGCCTATTTATAAGCAGCTTTCCGCTTATGGTCATATGGGGCGTGAAGATTTAGATGTAGCTTGGGAAAAAACAGACAAAGCTGACATTCTCAAAGAACTTTGCAGATAA
- a CDS encoding polysaccharide deacetylase family protein, whose protein sequence is MRVFLLRRKRILSIAISLMLLTVFTATTVSLYTFNSVESVEKIRLPIIMYHGISENKNHIGKYVISPKALENDFIYLKEHGYESVFISQVIDYVNKGTELPEKPVIITFDDGYLNNFTYAFELFKKYNFKATISVVGSFSERYSLYPDANINYANLTWENLKELVESELVEIANHTYNMHNIGERQGCSIKKGEKLKEYQKILREDISTAQNLIKKNVGIQPTVFTYPFGSICNESKEIIKELGFTATLSCYEKINYITKDKECLYELGRYNRDGSKSTENFMRVLEK, encoded by the coding sequence ATGCGTGTTTTTCTATTAAGAAGAAAAAGAATTTTGAGTATAGCTATATCACTAATGCTTTTAACTGTATTTACAGCAACAACTGTAAGCTTATATACTTTTAATTCCGTTGAAAGCGTTGAAAAAATCCGTCTTCCTATAATTATGTATCACGGTATATCGGAAAATAAAAATCACATTGGCAAATATGTTATTTCTCCCAAAGCTTTAGAAAATGACTTTATATATTTAAAAGAACACGGATATGAAAGCGTATTTATTTCACAAGTTATTGACTATGTAAACAAAGGAACAGAGCTTCCCGAAAAGCCTGTTATAATAACGTTTGATGACGGATATTTAAATAATTTCACATACGCTTTTGAGCTTTTCAAAAAATATAATTTTAAAGCTACTATTTCAGTTGTAGGCTCTTTTTCCGAAAGATACAGTCTTTATCCCGATGCCAACATAAACTATGCAAATCTTACATGGGAAAATTTAAAAGAGCTCGTTGAAAGCGAGCTTGTTGAAATAGCTAATCATACCTACAATATGCATAATATAGGAGAAAGGCAGGGCTGTTCTATAAAAAAAGGAGAAAAGCTTAAAGAATATCAAAAAATATTAAGAGAAGATATTAGCACTGCTCAAAATCTGATTAAAAAAAATGTAGGTATACAACCAACTGTTTTTACATATCCTTTCGGTAGTATTTGTAATGAAAGTAAAGAGATAATAAAAGAACTTGGTTTTACAGCGACACTTTCCTGCTATGAAAAAATAAATTATATCACCAAAGACAAAGAATGTCTTTACGAATTGGGCAGATACAACAGAGACGGCAGCAAAAGCACCGAAAACTTTATGCGTGTACTGGAAAAATGA
- a CDS encoding Asp23/Gls24 family envelope stress response protein, with protein MDNKIIENTEVNIIISEDVVIGLAMNAAKEIDGVAGFNNKISASDIKEIFSKKSIGKGVKADIQDNDVEITVFLNVKNGVVIPKVAENVQAAIKNEVENATGLNVTKVNINVVAVVFPKEKEAQDQ; from the coding sequence ATGGATAATAAAATTATTGAAAATACAGAGGTTAATATTATAATTTCAGAAGATGTTGTCATTGGCCTTGCTATGAATGCCGCAAAGGAAATTGATGGTGTTGCAGGCTTTAACAATAAGATTTCAGCAAGTGATATAAAAGAAATTTTCTCTAAAAAATCTATAGGTAAAGGTGTAAAAGCCGACATTCAGGATAACGATGTAGAAATAACCGTATTTTTAAATGTTAAAAACGGTGTTGTTATCCCTAAGGTTGCTGAAAATGTACAGGCAGCTATAAAGAATGAAGTTGAAAATGCAACAGGTTTAAATGTTACAAAAGTAAATATAAACGTTGTTGCTGTTGTATTCCCTAAGGAAAAGGAAGCACAAGATCAGTAA
- a CDS encoding rRNA pseudouridine synthase — MEQMRLSRYLSQNSVCSRRAAEELIKQGRLKINGVTAQLGDKVDPDKDKILLDGKAVRQGHKARSYFMLNKPRGYVTTLKDESGRKCVADLISGINARVFYAGRLDKDSEGLLILTDDGELANKLVHPSKHISKVYRVTVKTPHVSLDVLKQLRTGVVLDDGYKTLPAEVKVSLEDENKTVLLITIYEGKNRQIRRMCEAVGLEVMLLKRIAYGKLRLGGLRTGQYRILTDEEIAYLKSL; from the coding sequence ATGGAGCAAATGAGGCTTTCGAGATATCTGTCGCAAAACAGTGTGTGTTCACGTCGTGCGGCAGAGGAATTGATAAAACAGGGCAGACTTAAAATTAACGGCGTTACAGCACAGCTTGGCGATAAAGTTGACCCAGATAAAGATAAAATACTTTTAGATGGAAAAGCAGTACGTCAGGGACATAAAGCCCGTTCTTATTTTATGCTTAATAAGCCAAGAGGTTATGTAACAACCCTTAAAGACGAAAGCGGTAGGAAATGCGTTGCTGATTTGATAAGCGGAATAAATGCAAGAGTTTTTTATGCAGGAAGACTGGATAAGGACTCTGAAGGATTGCTTATTCTTACAGATGACGGAGAGCTTGCTAATAAATTAGTACATCCCTCAAAGCATATTTCAAAGGTTTACAGAGTAACCGTTAAAACTCCTCACGTTTCTTTAGATGTATTGAAACAGCTTCGTACAGGTGTTGTGCTTGATGACGGATATAAAACACTTCCTGCTGAGGTTAAGGTTTCTTTAGAGGACGAAAATAAAACAGTATTACTTATAACTATTTATGAGGGTAAAAATCGTCAGATTAGAAGGATGTGCGAGGCAGTTGGTCTTGAGGTTATGTTATTGAAAAGAATTGCATACGGTAAGCTGCGTTTAGGCGGATTGAGGACAGGACAGTACAGAATACTTACCGATGAAGAAATAGCATATCTTAAATCACTTTAA
- a CDS encoding DNA repair exonuclease, whose protein sequence is MCFSKPCLRFCGNRAFSIILYYYNYKEVLAVSIDKIKIVHCADIHLDSPLRSNIINRQTLRDNFEAICKYANEQEADLLLVCGDIIENDFVSNETAVFLEEIIKKYSNIHFVFCSGNHDYYQKGSIYDRLNFKNVTLFLKEEMESVEISALDTVIYGFGATTPHSANRFLKNFKVEDNNKINIMLFHGDIIDEGGNSEYYPVTKKDIENSGCDYIALGHIHKFSDINRAGQTYYAYSGTPQGKGFDETGDKGVISGTISKTSKRLDFVPISKIRFNIVECDITDCENNFSVKEKILQNASNFKNDAVRLILTGELSESNTVNIKNLEQSLKEEFFYLEIQDNTKIKIDIELLKEQKTLTGFLIKELMSMELSQQQLESAVKTGISVLSQDGGVEIED, encoded by the coding sequence ATATGTTTTTCAAAGCCCTGCTTACGCTTTTGCGGAAATAGGGCTTTTTCTATAATATTATATTATTATAATTATAAGGAGGTTTTGGCGGTGAGTATTGATAAAATAAAAATTGTCCATTGTGCAGACATTCATCTTGATTCTCCATTGCGCTCAAATATAATAAACCGTCAAACCTTAAGAGATAATTTTGAAGCTATTTGTAAGTATGCAAATGAGCAGGAAGCCGATTTGCTGCTTGTGTGCGGAGATATTATTGAAAACGACTTTGTATCAAATGAAACGGCAGTATTTCTTGAAGAGATTATAAAAAAATACAGTAATATTCATTTCGTTTTTTGTAGCGGCAATCACGATTATTATCAAAAAGGTTCTATATACGACAGACTGAATTTTAAAAACGTTACTTTGTTTTTAAAAGAAGAAATGGAGAGCGTGGAAATTTCTGCACTTGATACTGTAATTTACGGTTTTGGTGCAACTACTCCTCATAGTGCAAATAGGTTTTTAAAGAATTTTAAGGTTGAAGATAATAATAAAATAAATATAATGTTATTTCACGGTGATATCATAGACGAAGGTGGAAATAGCGAATATTATCCTGTAACAAAAAAAGATATTGAAAACAGCGGTTGTGATTATATCGCTTTAGGGCATATACATAAATTTTCAGATATAAACAGAGCGGGGCAGACCTATTATGCCTACAGCGGTACGCCGCAAGGAAAAGGTTTTGACGAAACAGGGGATAAAGGTGTTATATCAGGCACCATTTCCAAAACATCAAAACGGCTTGATTTTGTACCTATAAGCAAAATTCGTTTTAATATTGTAGAATGTGATATAACTGACTGTGAAAATAACTTTTCAGTAAAAGAAAAAATATTACAAAATGCATCAAATTTTAAAAATGACGCTGTAAGACTAATTCTCACAGGCGAGCTTTCTGAAAGTAATACTGTAAATATAAAAAATTTAGAGCAAAGCCTTAAAGAAGAATTCTTTTATTTAGAAATACAGGATAATACAAAAATTAAAATTGATATAGAATTATTAAAAGAGCAAAAAACACTTACCGGCTTTTTAATAAAAGAACTGATGTCTATGGAGTTATCTCAGCAACAGCTTGAAAGCGCTGTGAAAACAGGTATAAGCGTATTGAGTCAAGACGGAGGTGTAGAAATTGAAGATTAA
- a CDS encoding peptidoglycan bridge formation glycyltransferase FemA/FemB family protein, protein MSYEILKENEYDKLEKFLEYNENAQIYQAPIWIKMRAEQPHHFIVSKDENGEIVGSMSVFVVSKYGKNMLFCPRGPVFDHNNLKSFNELLDGAFELADKYKAYGLRIDPTVLRSNKAFENEVKKRGGDILFVDDREIDTSPSHVVYTLDLKNRSEQEIFDSFESRYRYKIRRSEKRGIELKVGKKEDLPEFHQLLVKTTQRKNFNGRPLAYFQKLFDTLDEKNVHLLMAYFEGELVGAALLLCYATTAIYLYGASSEKHREVMPNHLIQWNMIKWAKEQGFDTYSFGGIPGYNDEKNSAYGIYRFKKGFNGEVIEYIGEINFKLNKFDYNLREKLVPFLRSIKAKLR, encoded by the coding sequence ATGAGTTACGAAATTTTAAAGGAAAACGAATACGATAAGCTTGAAAAATTTCTTGAATATAATGAAAATGCTCAAATTTATCAAGCGCCGATTTGGATAAAAATGAGAGCTGAGCAACCTCATCATTTCATTGTTTCAAAAGATGAAAACGGAGAAATAGTAGGTTCTATGTCAGTTTTTGTTGTAAGTAAATACGGCAAAAACATGCTTTTTTGTCCAAGAGGTCCTGTGTTTGACCATAATAATTTAAAATCCTTTAATGAACTTTTAGACGGCGCCTTTGAGCTTGCTGATAAGTACAAGGCCTACGGGCTGAGAATTGACCCTACAGTGCTTCGTTCAAATAAAGCCTTTGAAAACGAAGTAAAAAAAAGAGGGGGAGACATTCTCTTTGTTGATGACAGAGAAATCGATACATCTCCATCTCACGTTGTATATACGCTTGATTTAAAAAACAGAAGCGAGCAAGAAATCTTTGATAGCTTTGAAAGCAGATATCGTTATAAAATAAGAAGAAGCGAAAAAAGAGGGATAGAGCTTAAAGTAGGAAAAAAAGAAGACCTTCCTGAATTTCATCAGCTTCTTGTAAAAACTACACAGCGAAAGAATTTCAACGGACGTCCTTTAGCATATTTTCAAAAGCTGTTTGATACGTTAGATGAAAAAAATGTACATCTTTTAATGGCTTATTTCGAAGGTGAGCTTGTAGGTGCGGCGCTTTTGCTTTGCTATGCTACAACGGCAATTTATCTGTACGGCGCAAGTAGTGAAAAGCACAGGGAAGTAATGCCCAATCATTTAATTCAGTGGAATATGATAAAATGGGCAAAGGAACAGGGCTTTGACACTTATTCCTTTGGCGGTATTCCGGGGTATAACGATGAGAAAAATTCCGCTTACGGAATTTACCGTTTTAAAAAAGGCTTTAACGGAGAAGTAATAGAATATATAGGAGAAATCAATTTTAAATTAAATAAATTTGATTATAACTTAAGAGAGAAGCTTGTTCCGTTTTTAAGAAGCATTAAAGCAAAATTAAGATAA
- a CDS encoding D-alanyl-D-alanine carboxypeptidase: MFKKIISAAILFFVLQSAIFAQGELTLTGKSAVLIEQSTKNILYENQKDEKLPPASVTKVMTMLLIMEAIDRGKITLEDKVVCSENAASMGGSQIFLEPGEEMSVHELLKAISVVSANDACVMMGEHLSGTIEGFVEMMNKKAKELNMNNTNFVNCTGLPAENHYTTAYDIALMSAELLKYPLIKKYTTIWMDTLRDGQFGLSNTNKLIRYYSGATGLKTGSTDEALFCLSASANRNNMELIAVVLGAPTSKERFADATKLLDYGFAKWSTVSLSQENNLNPVNVLKGLLPYVELESLEGMSTIVEKGRENDVEKRIELPEYVNAPITKGQQIGEVIFTLDGNEIYRQSIVAKHDVNKAGFGFYLKALLKKFFC; this comes from the coding sequence ATGTTTAAAAAAATAATTTCTGCAGCTATATTGTTTTTTGTTTTACAATCCGCTATTTTTGCTCAAGGAGAGCTTACTCTTACAGGAAAATCGGCAGTTCTTATAGAACAATCAACTAAAAATATACTCTATGAAAATCAAAAAGATGAAAAGCTTCCCCCTGCCAGCGTAACAAAGGTTATGACTATGCTTCTCATTATGGAGGCTATTGACAGAGGCAAAATCACTTTAGAGGATAAAGTTGTTTGCAGTGAGAATGCTGCGTCTATGGGCGGCTCTCAAATTTTCCTCGAGCCCGGTGAAGAGATGAGTGTGCATGAATTGCTCAAGGCAATAAGCGTTGTTTCTGCAAATGACGCCTGTGTTATGATGGGAGAACATCTTTCCGGTACAATAGAAGGCTTTGTGGAAATGATGAATAAAAAGGCCAAAGAGCTTAATATGAACAATACCAACTTTGTAAACTGTACAGGTCTACCGGCAGAAAACCACTACACTACTGCATATGATATTGCTCTTATGTCTGCTGAGCTTTTGAAATATCCTTTAATAAAAAAGTATACTACTATTTGGATGGATACTTTGCGTGATGGACAATTCGGATTATCCAATACAAATAAACTGATTCGTTATTACAGCGGTGCCACAGGCTTAAAAACAGGCTCAACAGACGAGGCACTTTTTTGTCTTTCTGCTTCTGCAAACAGAAACAATATGGAGCTTATAGCGGTTGTTTTAGGAGCCCCGACTTCTAAAGAGCGTTTTGCAGATGCTACCAAATTATTGGATTACGGTTTTGCAAAATGGTCAACTGTTTCTTTATCTCAAGAAAACAATTTAAACCCTGTAAACGTCTTAAAGGGCTTACTACCTTATGTAGAATTAGAAAGTCTTGAAGGTATGAGCACTATTGTAGAAAAAGGAAGAGAAAACGACGTAGAAAAGAGAATTGAGCTTCCCGAATATGTAAACGCCCCTATAACAAAGGGACAACAAATAGGTGAGGTTATTTTTACTCTTGACGGAAATGAAATTTACAGACAAAGTATAGTTGCAAAGCACGATGTTAATAAAGCAGGATTTGGTTTTTATTTGAAAGCTTTATTAAAAAAATTCTTTTGCTGA
- a CDS encoding adenylosuccinate lyase, with protein sequence MYDTYESPLNSRYASKEMQHIFSPDMKFKTWRRLWIALAKAENQLGLPVTEQQIKELEENADNINYDVAIAREKLVRHDVMSHVFAYGEQCPNAKGIIHLGATSCYVGDNTDIIIMREGLRLIRKKLINVIDLLSKFAAEYKNMPALAYTHLQPAQLTTVGKRATLWINELVMDLEELDFRISTLKLLGSKGTTGTQASFMELFDNDADKVKKLEEIIAKEMDFDGVVPVSGQTYSRKIDANVLATLAAIAQSAYKFSNDMRILQSFKEMEEPFEKNQIGSSAMPYKRNPMRSERISALARFVIADMVNPAITSSTQWFERTLDDSANRRLSVAEAFLATDAILNIYINIASGIVVYPKVIHQRIMNELPFMASENIMMSAVKKGGDRQELHERIRKHSIAAGKVVKEEGGKNDLIERICADSSFDLSREEIENVLSPENFTGRSAQQVEEFLRDIVLPILNENKDILGEKAELSV encoded by the coding sequence ATGTACGATACATATGAAAGTCCGTTGAATTCAAGATATGCCAGCAAAGAGATGCAACATATTTTTTCTCCTGATATGAAATTTAAAACCTGGAGACGTCTTTGGATTGCACTTGCAAAAGCTGAAAATCAACTTGGACTTCCCGTGACAGAGCAACAAATCAAAGAACTTGAAGAAAATGCAGATAATATCAATTACGATGTTGCTATAGCACGTGAGAAGCTTGTTCGTCACGACGTTATGTCTCACGTTTTTGCATACGGAGAACAGTGTCCTAATGCAAAAGGTATAATACATTTGGGAGCAACCTCCTGTTACGTTGGCGACAATACTGATATTATAATTATGCGTGAAGGCTTACGCCTTATAAGAAAAAAACTCATCAATGTTATAGATTTACTTTCTAAATTTGCAGCAGAGTATAAAAATATGCCTGCTCTTGCATATACGCATTTACAACCGGCTCAGCTTACAACAGTAGGAAAAAGAGCTACTCTTTGGATAAATGAGCTTGTAATGGACTTAGAAGAGCTTGATTTCAGAATTTCTACCTTAAAATTATTGGGTTCTAAAGGAACAACAGGAACTCAGGCAAGCTTTATGGAGCTTTTTGATAACGATGCTGATAAAGTTAAAAAATTAGAAGAGATTATTGCCAAGGAAATGGATTTTGACGGAGTTGTTCCTGTTTCCGGACAGACTTACTCAAGAAAAATAGATGCCAATGTTTTAGCAACATTGGCAGCTATTGCTCAAAGCGCATATAAATTTTCTAACGATATGCGTATTCTTCAAAGCTTTAAGGAAATGGAAGAACCCTTTGAGAAAAATCAGATTGGCTCTTCTGCTATGCCCTATAAGAGAAACCCTATGAGAAGCGAAAGAATAAGCGCTCTTGCAAGATTTGTTATAGCAGATATGGTAAATCCTGCAATAACCTCGTCAACTCAATGGTTTGAAAGAACTCTTGATGATTCTGCAAACAGACGTTTATCGGTAGCTGAAGCATTTTTAGCAACAGATGCTATTCTTAATATTTATATAAATATAGCAAGCGGAATTGTGGTATATCCCAAAGTTATACATCAGCGTATTATGAATGAGCTTCCCTTTATGGCAAGTGAAAATATTATGATGTCAGCCGTTAAAAAAGGCGGAGACAGACAGGAATTGCACGAAAGAATTCGTAAGCATTCCATAGCGGCAGGAAAAGTTGTAAAAGAAGAGGGCGGCAAAAACGATCTCATTGAAAGAATTTGCGCTGACAGTAGCTTTGATTTATCAAGAGAAGAAATTGAAAATGTTCTTTCTCCCGAAAACTTTACAGGCAGAAGCGCTCAACAGGTAGAGGAGTTTTTAAGAGATATTGTTTTGCCTATATTAAATGAAAATAAAGATATTCTCGGTGAAAAAGCAGAGCTTAGCGTATAA
- a CDS encoding aminoacyltransferase, translated as MEILNKNQYDEYEQFLLRTENAMFLQSPSWGKVKDKFITEIIVIRDEGGEIIAGMLLLIRPIIMGYSIMYSPRGPVCDPHNKELLKQLIYGAKELAKKYKSYVLKMDPNVRKDDQEYVQIMRSLGGKFNFDGSDFSTSLQPSVVYLLDINGRTPEEMFAHFPYKTRYAIRSAEKFGVEVRECGKESLKEFYDILKETCVRDHFNVRPLSYFESMYDNLGEHLKLYLCYYEGTAISGAINITFGNRSLHLYGASSNQHRDKMPNYAMQWKMISTAAQNNIKLYDFGGIAAVEDENSPLHGLYVFKRKFRGEVVEYVGEIELVLKPFVNKLLGFAYKARRKLIKLKNGKKK; from the coding sequence TTGGAAATTTTAAATAAAAATCAATATGATGAATATGAACAGTTTTTGCTAAGAACAGAAAATGCTATGTTTCTGCAAAGTCCTTCCTGGGGAAAGGTAAAGGACAAATTTATTACGGAAATAATAGTAATAAGAGATGAAGGCGGAGAAATTATAGCAGGAATGCTACTGCTGATAAGACCTATAATTATGGGTTATTCCATAATGTATTCTCCCAGAGGTCCTGTATGCGATCCTCATAACAAAGAGCTTTTAAAACAGCTTATTTATGGTGCAAAAGAGCTTGCTAAAAAATATAAAAGCTATGTTTTGAAAATGGACCCTAACGTCAGAAAAGATGACCAAGAATATGTACAAATAATGCGTTCCTTAGGCGGTAAATTCAATTTTGACGGCAGTGATTTTTCAACAAGCTTACAGCCTTCTGTTGTTTATTTGCTTGATATTAACGGAAGAACTCCCGAAGAAATGTTCGCACATTTTCCGTATAAAACACGTTATGCAATAAGAAGCGCCGAAAAATTCGGTGTTGAAGTACGTGAGTGCGGTAAAGAAAGCCTTAAAGAATTTTACGACATACTTAAAGAAACCTGCGTGCGTGACCATTTTAACGTGCGTCCTCTTTCATATTTTGAAAGTATGTATGATAATTTAGGAGAACACCTAAAGCTTTATTTATGCTATTATGAAGGCACAGCAATTTCCGGTGCTATAAACATCACATTTGGAAACAGAAGCTTACATCTTTACGGAGCAAGCTCCAATCAGCACAGAGATAAAATGCCTAATTATGCAATGCAATGGAAAATGATTTCAACAGCTGCTCAAAACAATATAAAGCTTTATGATTTTGGCGGTATTGCCGCAGTTGAAGACGAAAACAGCCCCCTGCACGGTCTTTATGTGTTTAAGCGTAAATTCAGAGGTGAGGTTGTAGAATATGTAGGTGAAATTGAGCTTGTTCTTAAGCCTTTTGTAAATAAGTTACTCGGTTTTGCTTACAAAGCAAGACGTAAGCTTATTAAATTAAAGAACGGAAAGAAAAAATGA
- a CDS encoding aminotransferase class I/II-fold pyridoxal phosphate-dependent enzyme: MKSYKALSKAELEQEFEALKKQYEEYKAKGLKLDMSRGKPAPDQLDLTEGMLSVMATSKDCFCENGVDCRNYGGLDGIPEAKAMFADILGVEEKNVIVGGNSSLNMMFDTVSRAMISGILYSEKPWCKYDKVKFLCPVPGYDRHFAICEHFGIEMINIPMTKTGPDMDLVEKYVSEDETVKGIWCVPMYSNPQGITYSDETVKRFAALKPKAKDFRIFWDNAYCIHHLNDTPDTLLNIFEECKKCGSEDMVYEFASTSKISFPGSGVAVIAASDKNIENIKKTLAFQTIGPDKLNQLRHVKFFKNADGLRNQALRHKEIIAPKFDIVLKILDKELTGLDIASWNSANGGYFLALDTLNGCAKRTLQLLSEAGVVMTPAGSTYPYKNDPNDTNIRIAPTYPSVSELEIGVIMFCLCIKLAALEKLLK; the protein is encoded by the coding sequence ATAAAATCCTATAAAGCTCTTTCAAAAGCAGAGCTTGAGCAAGAATTTGAAGCATTAAAAAAACAGTATGAAGAATACAAAGCTAAAGGTTTAAAGCTTGATATGTCCAGAGGAAAGCCTGCACCTGATCAGCTTGATCTTACGGAAGGTATGCTTTCTGTTATGGCAACCTCGAAAGATTGTTTTTGCGAAAATGGTGTGGATTGCAGAAATTACGGAGGTCTTGACGGAATTCCCGAGGCTAAGGCTATGTTTGCCGATATTTTAGGTGTTGAAGAGAAAAACGTTATTGTAGGTGGAAATTCTTCACTTAACATGATGTTTGATACTGTTTCAAGAGCTATGATAAGCGGTATTTTATACAGCGAAAAGCCTTGGTGTAAATATGACAAGGTTAAGTTTTTATGTCCTGTTCCCGGATATGACCGTCATTTTGCAATATGCGAGCATTTCGGTATTGAAATGATAAATATTCCTATGACTAAAACAGGTCCTGATATGGATTTAGTTGAAAAATATGTTTCTGAAGATGAAACTGTCAAGGGTATTTGGTGTGTTCCTATGTACAGCAATCCTCAGGGAATAACCTATTCAGACGAAACTGTTAAGCGTTTTGCTGCTTTAAAGCCCAAAGCTAAGGATTTCAGAATTTTCTGGGACAATGCTTATTGTATTCATCATCTTAACGATACTCCCGATACATTACTTAATATTTTTGAAGAATGTAAAAAATGCGGCAGCGAGGATATGGTATATGAATTTGCATCAACTTCAAAAATCAGCTTTCCCGGAAGCGGTGTTGCTGTTATTGCCGCAAGCGATAAGAATATTGAAAATATAAAGAAAACTCTTGCATTCCAAACAATAGGTCCCGATAAATTAAACCAACTCAGACATGTTAAATTCTTTAAAAATGCAGATGGCTTAAGAAATCAAGCGTTGCGTCATAAGGAAATAATAGCACCTAAGTTTGATATTGTGCTTAAAATTCTTGATAAAGAGCTTACAGGACTTGATATTGCAAGCTGGAATTCTGCAAACGGCGGATATTTCCTTGCTTTAGATACATTAAACGGATGTGCAAAGAGAACCTTACAGCTTCTTAGTGAAGCAGGTGTTGTTATGACTCCTGCAGGCTCTACTTATCCTTATAAAAACGACCCCAATGATACAAATATCAGAATAGCTCCTACTTATCCTTCGGTTTCCGAGCTTGAAATAGGAGTAATTATGTTTTGTCTTTGTATTAAATTGGCAGCCTTAGAAAAGCTTTTAAAATAA